In one window of Candidatus Goldiibacteriota bacterium DNA:
- a CDS encoding adenylyltransferase/cytidyltransferase family protein: MTREKIAVIAAKQKKKGKKIVFANGCFDILHVGHVRFLRGAKAKGDILVLGLNSDASVRKLKGKGRPLVNQRDRAELMAAFEFVDYVTVFGEQTVEKTLRIIKPDYHAKGTDYTKDTVPEKDIAKELGIKIVIVGDKKNHSTKDVIKTIVERYGNNK; the protein is encoded by the coding sequence ATGACAAGGGAAAAGATAGCGGTTATTGCCGCGAAGCAGAAAAAAAAGGGTAAGAAAATTGTATTTGCCAACGGCTGTTTTGACATTCTTCACGTGGGACATGTGCGGTTTCTGCGCGGTGCCAAAGCAAAAGGCGATATTCTTGTACTGGGTTTAAACTCGGACGCGTCAGTCAGAAAGTTAAAGGGCAAAGGCAGGCCGCTTGTAAATCAGCGCGACAGGGCGGAACTTATGGCCGCGTTTGAGTTTGTGGATTATGTGACCGTCTTTGGCGAACAGACAGTGGAAAAAACTTTAAGGATAATAAAGCCCGATTATCACGCAAAGGGCACTGATTATACAAAAGATACAGTGCCTGAAAAGGATATAGCAAAAGAGCTTGGGATAAAGATAGTAATTGTGGGTGATAAGAAAAATCATTCTACAAAGGATGTAATTAAGACAATAGTTGAAAGATACGGTAATAATAAGTAA